One genomic region from Neisseria weaveri encodes:
- a CDS encoding phage tail assembly protein, whose amino-acid sequence MNEAKQMQEQLGVSKEIKLKYPVRLATGEMLEKLTLRRPKVGDIRAVAGLATDAEQELAIMARISGLVPEDLDELDLADYKQVQDWFRRSQEGKSESASAE is encoded by the coding sequence ATGAATGAGGCAAAACAGATGCAGGAGCAATTGGGTGTCAGCAAGGAAATCAAACTGAAATATCCGGTGCGTTTGGCTACCGGCGAAATGTTGGAGAAACTGACCCTGCGACGCCCGAAAGTGGGCGATATCCGTGCTGTTGCCGGTCTTGCGACCGATGCCGAGCAAGAGTTGGCGATTATGGCACGTATTTCAGGCTTGGTGCCTGAAGACTTGGACGAGCTTGATTTGGCCGATTACAAACAGGTGCAAGACTGGTTTCGCCGCTCGCAAGAAGGTAAATCCGAATCAGCCTCCGCTGAGTAG